Below is a genomic region from Cerasicoccus sp. TK19100.
AGAGTGGCACCATCTGGCCGTGGAACAGCCGCGAACGCGACGGCGCCTACCGCACCGCGACCTCCCTCCGCGCCAAGGGCGATGTTGTCGAAAAAGTGGAAGACCTCCCCGAGCCCGACCTGTGGTTTCACGACATCCTCCGCTACGACGGCACCCCTTACCGCGAAGAAGAAACCGCCTGCATCCGCTCGCTGACCAAAGGGTAGAGCACCTAAGTCGCTTGTCACTTGCGGCATGGTCGGCTGGAGGGCGGTGCTTCGTCACCGCCGTTCCGCCGAAATGGTGCGCTGCCTCATTGGAGGGCGGTGCGTCGTCATCGCCGTTCCGCTGCAAAGGTGCGCTGCCTCTTCACCTCCGTTCATCCTAATACTGCGTTGCCAAACCTCCCCATCATACCTCGAGGCAACGTACGGCGGTGACGAAGCACCGTCCTTGATCCACCGGACCCCTGATCGGGCATCGAAAAAAGTTAACTTTTTTTCGCGATCCTCTCTTAGCGCACCTGAAAACGCCTGATTTCGATGCTGCTTAGCAGCATTGAATGTTATTCAGCAGCATTGGGTAGCACTGAGCAGCATCCGTATGCCTCATTCTGCACGATTTTGGGCGAAAAGCAGGCCAACCGAAGCAATGGAGCAAACTGAAGCAACCGAAGCAATGGAGCCATTTACGGTTTTCACGCGCCTTGATAATATGAGCACGTCACTCGGGCGAAGGCGCCCGCCCAAGCGACACCAACTCAAATCACAACATAAAGTAACCCTCGAACCTTCACACGTTCGAACCTCCCAACCTAATCAAAAACATGAACACCAACACGCTTAAATACACCCTCAGCCCGAATCCGCTCACCGGCGATAGCTTCCGCGCGATCATGACGCCCGCCCGCGCCGTGGACATTGAGGGCATCATCAAACAAATGAAAATCCTCGGCTCCACCGTGACCGAGGCCGACATCCGCGCCGTCGTCACCGAGCTGCTCCGCGTCGTCGAGATCCAGCTCCTCGGCGGGCGCAGCGTCAACCTCGGCGGCATTGTCCGCCTGTGGTTTGGCATTCGCGGCGAGTTCGCCGACGAGCACGACTACTACGATGAGAGCCGCCACGAGCTCTACCTCCACGCCAACGCCGGGCTGGCCTTCCGCAAACGCATCCAAAACAAGATCGTCACGCAAAAGGTGGAAACCGTCGACCGCGTGCCGAAGCTCTACCGCGTGATCGACAAGGGCTCCGGCCAGGAGAGCGCCACCATCACGCCGGCCCGCAACGCCATCATCAAGGGCAAGCGCCTGAAGTTCAATGAGGACCAGCCCGACGAAGGCGTGTTCTTCATCAACCTGGCCGACCGCTCGGAAACCCGCGCCACGGAGATCACCCGCAACGACCCGCAGGAGCTCACGTTCCTCGTGCCGCCCGAGCTCCCCGCCGGGGCCGACTTCCAACTGGTCGTCCGCACCCGCGAACTCGGCACCAACGGACTCCGCTCCGGCGTGCTCGATGCGACCCTCAGCAGCGAAGCCCTCGCCGCCTAAACCGCAAAGCGCACCCACGGCCAGTCACGGACACCCCCCGCGAACCCGGCCATCACCAACGCTCCCGCCTTTCACCGGCGGGGGCGTTTTTTTTACGTTAACTGGAGGGCGATGCTCTGTCATCGCCGCAGTTGCCTCGTCGCGTTCACCATCAATACGTGCGGCGGTGACAAAGTACCGCCCTCCAGCCCAGCCAACCGCAATCGAAGGACAAAACCCCGCTTCTACGTCCCGCCCCCCATCGCCGAATCCCCATCGCTTTCGAAAAAGCATTAGGATCGTTTTCAACAACACACTACCATCTGTTGCCTCAACACATCGGGATGTGTTGTGTCATCACATTAGGTTATGTTGGTCCAACACATGAGGCTGTGTTGTTGAAACACATACGGATGGGTTGCCAAAATACCCATAGATCGTTTTGATGAAATGTATGAGCGCTGAATGGCAATTAATCGCCGCAAAGAATAACCCAATCAAATGGACCGGGGATCTCGACGATGACTGCACCGCCCGTTGGGCTGGCCTCATCCTCAGAGCCGAAGCAATGGATGACGATGTCTGGTGGTGGGCTGTTACTGACGAAGAGCAAAATCTGGAAATCGATTCGTCGAATAGAAAAAGCGTCATTACCCAAAACGGAAAATCCGCGAGACTTCAGGCAGAAGCAGCCGCCAAACAAAATCTGCTGGGTGAGTAGGTTATTTGTAGCTATAAACCAGAGGGCTCAACAGGCAAACATCATGTCGTAGGCAAGCCTAACCTATCGAAAAACGCTCTATTTCTTTCTTTTGCAGATAAAACAAGCTTATCAAATGAGATGACTTCAACGTATGCATTGTAAGTCTTATTGTAATGAAAGTAACCCATGCCGTCATGAGTTCTAGTCATATCCAAGATCTCGCATCTATTAATGACGCTTGGGGTCAAATCACACAACACGTAGCAAAAGCCTGGTAAGTTCTCGGCATTGGATAAGGGTCTCCCATCTTTTGTTGTAACTTTTCCTTCCCGTGCTCGCTTTAGATAGCCAAGGCACTGCTCAATTGGGTCTTTATCTTCACCAGGCTTCGCATCA
It encodes:
- a CDS encoding DUF4469 domain-containing protein — encoded protein: MNTNTLKYTLSPNPLTGDSFRAIMTPARAVDIEGIIKQMKILGSTVTEADIRAVVTELLRVVEIQLLGGRSVNLGGIVRLWFGIRGEFADEHDYYDESRHELYLHANAGLAFRKRIQNKIVTQKVETVDRVPKLYRVIDKGSGQESATITPARNAIIKGKRLKFNEDQPDEGVFFINLADRSETRATEITRNDPQELTFLVPPELPAGADFQLVVRTRELGTNGLRSGVLDATLSSEALAA